The Myxococcales bacterium nucleotide sequence GCTAAGGTGGCGTCCATGTCCCTAGGGTCTTTCGGGAGAACATACATTGTCCTGATGATCCTCGGCGTTGTTGCGGGCTGCTCCACCGCCAAGAAACCTTCGCCAGATGCTTCTTTATCTGCATCGTTACCGACAGAGCGTGTGGCGAAAGCCGAGCCGGCGTTGGGTCAGAAGATGCACGTGTTCTTCGAGGAAACCATGAGAGCGCGCGATGCGCTGGTGGACGGCGACGTCGCTTCAGCGCGACAATCCCTGGGCAAGTTGGCTTCGATTAGTTTTGATGGAACATCCATGCCTGCCGGTTGGGCTCCTGAGCTTGCGCGATGGCGAGCGATGGCTCGGATAGGAAGCCAGAGTCAGCAGCTCGAGGAGGTGGCGGTATCGGTCAGCCAAATGGGTGCTCAATGTGGGCGTTGCCATCAGACGTTAGGAAAAGGGCCCAAGTACGAGGCGAGCGGGTGGGTGGAAGACACCGAAGATCTAGGAGCCCACATGTTTCTCTTGATGTGGGCGAGCGACCGCATGTGGGAGGGACTTACCGAGCCCTGGGATCGCGCGTGGCAGGTGGGTGCGCAGACGTTGGTCGAAGCGCCTATCAAAATGAAGGCGCTCGGCAAAAAGCTAGGGCCTCGAGCGGCGAGGGCGCGTGAATATGCCCAGGCGCTAAAGAAGGCGGGCGAAACAGCGTTGCTGGAGGAGGATCCGGCTTCTCGCGCCGACGGGTTTGCGAATGTTTTGCTTACGTGTGCGAGCTGTCATTCCGCCGTGAGAAAAACCAGCGCTCCCTAGTCCTTGGGTGCACTTTCGATGTGCAGAGTACGGGTAGGGAATGCAAAGTCAATGTGTTCTTCGCTAAAGCGTTGATACAAATCCAGGTTTATGGCTTGTTGGGTGTCCATATACTTGTTGAAGTCGGAAGTAAGACAAAAATAAACGGTTTCAAAAATAAGAGCGCTGTCTCCAAACTCCCGAAAGTGAGAGCGATCGAAGCGCGTTGCCGGCACCCCCTCGATGATTTCGCGAATCGTGCGGGGCATGCGCTCCAAGGCTTCGTACGGCGTATCATAGGTGACGCCTACTTCGAACACTACGCGTCGCTCGTCCATACGTTTGAAGTTTTGGATAATGTTGTTAGCCAGATCCGCATTAGGGAAAATGAGTTGTTCTCCTGATAGCGCGCGGACGCGTGTGGAACGGAGCCCTATTTTTTCCACGGTCCCCTTTTGCCCTTTTGTCACAATGAAATCGCCAATGTCGAAGGGTGTATCGAAATAGAGCGCTAGTGAGGCAAACAAGTCGCCAAGGACATTTTGAACAGCCAACGCGGCAGCAATACCACCGATGCCGAGCCCGGTGATAATGGCGCCGATCTCTACCCCAAAGTTAGAGAGGACCATCATAAACACCAGTGACCAGATCACGAGTTGAGCGAGGAAGTTGATAGCACCCGCCATGGTTCGTGATCCCGGCGACTCCACGCGTCGGATCTGCCAATAGAGGGTGCTGCTGCGAATAGCCCCTTGAATCCAAAGGCCGCCTTGGACAAAGAACAAGCTGAGCATCAAGATGTTTATAGGCTTGGTGAAGTCCTTCGGAAGTTCAAGCGTGCGCAAGCCCACATATAAAGCGGCTGCCAACAGAAAAAATCCCTGTGTCGCTTTCAAAATTGCGACCACCACATCGTCTACATGGCTTTTCGTATGCGCGGCTATGCGGCTCAGGCGTGACTCAAGGAGACGCTTTGCGATGTAAAGTCCGGCCCATACAAGCAGAGCTAAACCAAGCGCCACTGCCCATCGCTCCACGTCGTTGCCAAAATAGGTCTGCTTCAGCAAGTCTTTGAAATCTTTCACCATGCGCGTGGAGTTAACGCCAGATCGCCCGTATTGCAAGCCATATTACGAGCCTTCTAGTTTCTGTATGTTAACAGCAGCTTAGAGGATAGCGGTCGCTTAGTTCACAATTGCGATCTCGCCGCGTTGACAAACCATCGCGCTGGCATACAACAAAGGGAGAGTAATTGGCGACGCTTACCATGCTCGACGGATGGTTCTTCTTGACTTGAGGATCTCTTTACGGAGGTGTTTCATGTGGTGGGAATGCAGCGAGTGCGGCGGACGCATTGAAGGTGCGCGGCCTGAGCGGATATGTGCTGAGTGCGGGACCCTGGGTGGCGTGTATGTGCCGGTGCACTCCTTTGCTGGACATGCGCCTGAGGAATCGGGTTTTCGCGAAGCTTGGTTTGACCGAGGTGTGGACAAAAACCTCGGTTGGCTTAGCGTGTAGGCGCTAAGCTAAGCATCTAAATTTTGACCGGCCGCTAGCAGGTATTCTCGGACTACCGGGTGGTCGCTTGCAAGTAATTCCGCAGGAGTGCTGCTGACTGCGATTTTACCTGCATGTAGTACATTTACCCGGTCCGCAATGCGAGTTACCGACTCGAGATCATGGCTGATTACCAAGGCGGTGACGGAAAACCGCTCTTGCATCTCTGCAATCATATCATCCACAGTGCGGGCGGCGATAGGATCCAAGCCTGAGGTGGGCTCGTCATAAATGAGTATCTCGGGTTCCATGACCAAGGCGCGCGCAACGGCCGCCCGTTTGGCCATGCCGCCCGAGATATGAGAGGGAAGTTTGTTCCACGCCTCTGCAATGCCTAAGGCGGACAGCTTATCCATGACACGTTCGTGGATTGCTGCCTTGTTGAGCTTCGTGTGCTCCTCGAGCGGAAATGCAACGTTATCAAATACCGTGAGTGAATCAAACAAAGCAGACATCTGAAACACCATACCGAACTTGTAGCGAAGGCGTGAAAGTCGTCCCTCAGGCATGTGCGCGATGTCAACATCGTCTAGAAATATGCTTCCCGAATCGGGCTCTTCGAGCCGGATGATCTGACGCATCAACACTGTTTTCCCTGACCCAGAGCGTCCGATCACCATATTGGTTTGGCCGCGCAAGACATCGAAGGTGACACCTTTCAGGACCAGCTGTCCTTCGTAGGACTTCGTGAGATCCACGACCCGGATGTGTGCGTCGTCGGTCATAGGCCGCCTGCTCCCGTGATGAGTTGCGTTATGAGGTAATCGAGAATCAGTACGCCTACAGCGCTATGGACGACTGCGCGGGTGGTTGCGCGTCCCACCCCGGCAGCACCGCCCTCCGCATAGAACCCGTGTCGGCATGCGATGAGTGTGATGGCCACGCCAAACACCGCCGCCTTTAGCACGCCTTGGAGCAGGTCTGGGGTATCAACGTACCATGTGATCTTGTCCAAAAATATCCCAGAGTCGAGGGACAACACGTGGACGCATACAAACCAAGCGCCTAAGGCACCGACAATATTAAAGATCATGGAGAGAAGTGGGACCATGATCAACCCGGCCACCACCCGAGGTACCACGAGATACTGCACGGGGTTCACGGCCATTGTGACCAAGGCGTCAATTTGATTGCTCACACGCATGGAACCAATCTCGGTGCACATGGCACTACCTGCGCGACTTGAGACCATGAGCGAGGCGAATACCGGCGCGAGTTCACGTGTAAGAGCGAGACCTACCACGGCGCCGGTCTGATTCTCTGCACCGAATTGCCGAATGCCGTGAACGAATTGCAAACCAAACACCATGCCCACGAAAGCTGCGGTCAGCGCCACAATAAAAATGGATTGCACGCCAACAAATTCCATGGCGTTGATGAACTGCCGGAAGCGGTAGGGACGGCGGAAAGTCCAATAACCCACACTTCCCATCAGCCGCGCCAAGATGCCAATCTCGGTGAGCCATCCCAGAGACCAACGCCAGAGTGCGCGTGGCGCACGCATCATCGTCCGCTCCACAAGTTCATACGCAGCTGCCACCGATGTATACTCGGGGTACGCGGGGCATAAGTCGAGTGAAAAGCTCATACACACTCATCTCGGCGGCTTGAGCCACTTGTTGCGCGGGTAGCGCGGCATGGCTCTGTGTGCCGATCAGCACGGCTTCGTCCCCGGGATGGGCTTGTGGCACATCGGTGATATCCACTATGGTGAGATCCATCGATATCTCACCTACGACGGGACATCGCACGCCGCCCACGAGCACTGTGCCGCGATTAGTCAAAGAACGCGGAAAGCCGTCTCCATAGCCTAAAGCAATGGTCGCAAGTCTCGAATCGCGCTTAGTATGGTAAGCGTTACGATATCCCACGGGCTCTCCTTTCGGCAACTGTCGGACTGCAAGGATGTGGGTCGTGAGTGATAACGCCGGTTGAAGATCGGGGCCGATTCCATACACCGTGATACCGTTACGTACAGCGGAATAGCGTGCGTGCGCGTAACCCAGCGTAGCGGCGCTGTTGGCCGCATGAATGAATGTGGGACGATGGCCATGCGCCTGTAATTGGGCCAAGGCCTGATCAAATCGAGAAAGCTGCACATGCGTCATGTCGGGATCGGTATCTGCCGAAGCGAGGTGAGTCATGGCGCCGGCGATTTGCAGGTTTTGGCAAGAGTCCAGGCCGTCTAAGAAAGAAGCAAACTCTTGCCGGGGTACCCCCAGACGCGCGGTGCCCGTATCAATTTTAACGTGCACGGCTAGAGTTCCTTCTGCGGCGGCATTAAAGGCGAGCGCGTCGGCAGTATCCCAAATAATAGGCGTCAAGTGCGCCCTTATGACCTCGCGATGATATGTTCCATAAATACCATTGAGGACCCAAATGGGCAGAGAAATGCCGGCAGCTCGAAGCTCGAGCCCCTCTTCAACGAGCGCCACGCACAATCCATCAGCGCCGTGTGACTCTAAGGCGCGAGCCACGGGAACCAGACCATGACCGTAGGCATTGGCTTTGATGACCGCGTGGACGCGCGCGGGATATGCAATGCGTTTAAGATGGGTGTAGTTGGCCCGAAGTTTATCCAGATCCACAGTGATGTAGCTGGAACGCACGCTAAACATCTAGCAGCTCTTTCAGTCTGTTTATGAGCATTTCCGGCGAAACCACTTGTACAACCGCTCCTGATCGATCCCTGCGTTTGGTGCCATCGGGTTCAAGCAGCTGGATGACCTCGCCCTCTCCGACGAGACGATCTTGTGTCTTACGAAAGACAAGAACAATGTCAAAGCGAACTTGCTGGTGCATTGACGGGGACGGATCACCAATGGGCACGTAAAGCACACCGTGCCGAAGCTGACTATCGATGAAGTGCGCCACCTGTGCTTTAGACGTGCAATCTAAGACGAGGTGCCCGCCTTCGCGCAAGTGGCGAGGGACCACACGCTCCACGACTTCTGCAGGGGGCATAAAGCGGATTCCCATGCCTTGATCTTCGATGCGCTGAAGCTCGTGATGAATCTTGTGATGGCGAACCACCATGCCCTCGCCATAGAAAAATCCCGTGGACCAGAGAATACGCAAATGGATCTGTGTGCCAATATCGATAAGGGTGCGGGCCACGATAAATATCCCGCCCGTCGAGATATCTTTGGTATGACTGGCGAGTTCGAGATCTTCGGTCCCATAGCGCACGGTAAGCCGTTTCTTGGTGCGGGAGGATTGCCGGCGGGTGGCGCTCATGGAGACCGTTCGGTTTTATTCCTATTTAGGGGAATGTGATAGGTTCTAGGTAATCGGCGGGGGAATCGCTATGAAGTTTAGCTTTATTGCATGGATAGTGGGACCGGTCATTGCTGTGCTCGCTATTCTTAGAATTTTTTTCGTGGATGTGGCCGTGGTCGGTCACAATGGAATGGCGCCTACACTGATTGCGGGCGACCAAATAGCAGTCTGGCGCGATGCTCAACTTGAACGAGGCGACGTGGCCATGTGTGGTCACCCAAATCGTCCGGGGGAGTATACCGTTGGGCGAATCTTAGCAAGAATGGGTGATCACATTACATACGAGCGCAATCAGATCCGCATAAATGGACTGAGGCCAGAGTTAGATTTTCGGGCGAGGATGGCCTTTGTCGATACGGTTGCTAATGTGACTTATGATGTGGTTCCTGTCACGGAAGTGTTCGGCAACATCAAGCACGAGGTTTTTAATCCCGTGGACAATGAAATATGGCTGAAATCCAAACAAGTACAGCGAGGGTTTTTCCTCTTGGGGGACAATCGGACGCGGCGACACGCCGATGACAGCCGTTTTTTTGGCGAAGTGGATCCCCTGACGTGCAAGGGCAAGGTTTTTCTGAGACTCAGGCCGTCGGAGACGACGCCAGCCGAGCTCAAGCACAATTGGCTAGACTGGATCTCGGGAAGTTAGACAACTCGCCATACCCGAGGAGGATTTTTTCCCAGTTTGGTTGAGTTTAGATACACTTCTTCTATGAGAAAAGTAGACTTTTTTATCCAGCAGATGGCGCGGTATGATGCAACCAGCGTCGAGCTGATCTCGGGGGGGGCAGCGCGATTTGTATTCAAGACCGGCCACAAGGATTCAAACAAAGTCATCAATCACCCACAGTTACTCGCCATGGTGAAGGAAATTGCTACCTCGCAGTTTGCCGCTGACCTGAAGGCCAATGGACATGCCGAGCTTAGTTACCGCTCGGAGGCCGGAGATACGGCTAGCATCCGCGTTACAATGGAGTCGCCTGCGCGCTGGCGCATGGTGTTGTCGAAAATCACTGAGACGAAAGCCAGGAACGATGCGCCGGAAGTTACACCACACGTGGAGCCGGAAAAGCGTAATAGTGCAAGTCATGGCACTGCAGCATCTTTGGCGCCAGCGATGTCGGAAGCTCCACTTGGTGCTCATGAACCGCCTATCAATCGTTATCTGCGAAAGATGATCAAGCTTGGCGCCAGCGATTTGCATCTGTCATCTGACGTCGCGCCTATGGTGCGGCTTCACGGTGAGATGAAGCGTTTGGAAGCTGGTGAATCGCTGGGGCCCGAGGCACTTCGCGCGCTTGTACAGCAAATTATGCCAGAGCGAAATATCCAGGAGTTCGACGAAATACATGATACGGATTTTGCTTATAGCATCGAAGATGTTGCGCGCTTTCGTGTAAATGTGTTCCTTGATCGCAAGGGAATCGGCACGGTCATACGCCAAATTCCGTTTGAGATTCTCACGCCCGAGCAACTGGGTCTGCCCAAACAGGTACTGGATCTCTGTTGGCTTTCTAAAGGCCTGGTCGTGGTCACGGGGCCTACCGGTAGCGGCAAGTCGACCACGCTTGCCACACTGGTGGATTTCATTAATCAAAATCGCAGCGACCATATCATTACCATCGAGGATCCGATCGAGTTTGTGCATGCGAACAAAAAATGTTTGGTTAATCAGCGCGAAATAAGCACCCATACAAAGTCGTTTAAACGAGCGCTTCGGGCTGCGCTGCGGGAAGACCCTGACATTGTGCTCGTCGGAGAAATGCGAGACTTGGAAACGATTTCTATCGCGATTGAGACCGCAGAGACCGGGCATTTGGTGTTTGGTACACTTCATACCACAACCGCGCCTAGTACAGTCGACCGCATCATTGACCAGTTTCCACCTGAGCAGCAAAGCCAGATTCGCGTCATGCTTTCCGAGTCACTGAAGGGTGTCATTGCGCAGGTACTATGCCGGAAAAAGACCAAGGGCAGGGTAGCGGCCTATGAAATTTTGATAGCGACCGCTGCAATTGGTAATCTCATTAGAGAGGGTAAGACATTTCAGATTCCCAGCGCCATGCAAACAGGACGAAATTTAGGGATGCGCTTGATGAACGACCATCTGCTCGAACTCGTTGTGACAGGACAAGTGGATGCGCAAGAGGCGTATATCAAATCTGCGGATAAACACAGTTTCAAAACGCTTTTGACCCAGAACAATATTGCGCTTACGACATAAGCGGAGACAAACATGACTCATGAACACCATGTGGTGCTTATCCCGGGGGATGGTATCGGTCCCGAGGTCTCTGATGCCGTTCAACAGATTCTTGCCGCGGCGAGGGTGCCTATTTGCTGGCATGAACACCATGCAGGCATTGCTGCGTTGGAAAAGGGAATGGAGCTTTTCCCTGCGAGCACGCTGGACGCGATTCGTTTACACAAAGTGGCCCTCAAGGGTCCCTGCACCACCCCCGTAGGCAAAGGATTTACGTCGGTCAACGTTTATTTGCGACGAGAATTGGATCTGTATGCGGCGGTTCGTCCAATCCGAAACATGCCGGGGGTAATTACGCGCTTTGAGAACGTGGACTTAGTCGTGCTTCGCGAGAATACAGAAGGGCTGTACAGCGGGATCGAGAACGAGATCACGCAGGGCGTTGTCACCAGCTTGAAAGTGGCCACCGAGCACGCGTGTCGGCGTATAGCCGACTGGGGATTTCATTACGCGCGGGAACGCGGTCGCAAGCGAATCACAGTGTTTCACAAGGCGAACATCATGAAGCTGACCGACGGGATGTTGTTGAGGTGTGCACGTGAGGCGCGCGAGAGGGGCGGGTTTTCAGATATCGAGTATGATGAAGTTATCATTGATGCTGGATGCATGAAGCTGGTGCAGGACCCCTCTCAGTTCGACGTGCTTCTACTCGAAAATCTTTACGGGGATGTCGTAAGTGACCTGGGCGCCGGACTAGTGGGCGGGCTCGGAGTCGTGCCTGGCGCGAATTTCGGCGATGAATACGCAGTGTTCGAGGCAGTGCATGGCTCTGCCCCCAATATTGCGGGGCAGGGCATCGCCAATCCTTTGGCCCTGTTGATGTCGGCGGTCATGATGCTCAATCATCTGTCCGAAAGCTGTCAAGATCCAAGCCTGCGAGCATGCGGAACTCGGATTAAGGCTGCGTATAATCACGCTCTTTCCGCGGGCCATCTCACGCGGGATTTGGGGGGAACGCTGGATACACAACAGTTTGTGGATGCGCTGATCACCCTTTTATAGTATGGCGATGCAAGAAATCTGTGATGATGATATTGGCGGGAGATATCGGCGGTACCAAGACGCTTCTTGCCCTTTACGAGGTGGAGGCGACGTCAGATGGTTCTCCTCGCTTTCACGAAGTTAGACGCAAGCGGTATGACAGTCCGAAATTCGAGGGGCTAGCGCCTCTGCTTGTACAATTTCTTGCTTCGGGCCGCGATGCGTTCACGAGCGCTGTCTTTGCTGTGGCGGGGCCTGTGGTAAATGGTGTCTGTAAGACAACCAATCTGCCGTGGGTCGTGGATGCCAAGGAGCTATCACAACTGCTTAGACTCCCCCGTATCGGTTTGATTAATGATTTTCAAGCAATCGCCGTGGGCATTGAGCTCTTGGGTACAAGCGATCTGCATTCGCTGAATCCAGAAGCAGCGAGCACGCCAGGCGTGCGTGCCGTGCTGGGTGCGGGGACTGGTTTGGGAGAGGCGCTTGTGATGCCTATGGCCAATGGCTGGCAGGTATTCGCCTCTGAGGGGGGCCATGCGGATTTCGCGCCGACCAACGAGCTTGAGATCGAGTTGCTTCGGTTCCTACAAAAAAGCTATGAGCGGGTAGCTTATGAGCGCGTTTTATCTGGTGCGGGGCTTGTCGCATTGTACGAGTTTTTGGTGACGAGCCGTACGGAACAGGAGTCGCCCTCCGTGGAAGCCGTTCTTGATGCGGCGCATAAGGCAGCTGCGATCACGGCGGACGCCCTAGCGGGCAATAGCGCAGCCTGCGTGCACGCCGTGGACATGTTTGTAAATATTTAC carries:
- a CDS encoding mechanosensitive ion channel family protein, coding for MVKDFKDLLKQTYFGNDVERWAVALGLALLVWAGLYIAKRLLESRLSRIAAHTKSHVDDVVVAILKATQGFFLLAAALYVGLRTLELPKDFTKPINILMLSLFFVQGGLWIQGAIRSSTLYWQIRRVESPGSRTMAGAINFLAQLVIWSLVFMMVLSNFGVEIGAIITGLGIGGIAAALAVQNVLGDLFASLALYFDTPFDIGDFIVTKGQKGTVEKIGLRSTRVRALSGEQLIFPNADLANNIIQNFKRMDERRVVFEVGVTYDTPYEALERMPRTIREIIEGVPATRFDRSHFREFGDSALIFETVYFCLTSDFNKYMDTQQAINLDLYQRFSEEHIDFAFPTRTLHIESAPKD
- a CDS encoding ATP-binding cassette domain-containing protein, which translates into the protein MTDDAHIRVVDLTKSYEGQLVLKGVTFDVLRGQTNMVIGRSGSGKTVLMRQIIRLEEPDSGSIFLDDVDIAHMPEGRLSRLRYKFGMVFQMSALFDSLTVFDNVAFPLEEHTKLNKAAIHERVMDKLSALGIAEAWNKLPSHISGGMAKRAAVARALVMEPEILIYDEPTSGLDPIAARTVDDMIAEMQERFSVTALVISHDLESVTRIADRVNVLHAGKIAVSSTPAELLASDHPVVREYLLAAGQNLDA
- a CDS encoding ABC transporter permease; the encoded protein is MMRAPRALWRWSLGWLTEIGILARLMGSVGYWTFRRPYRFRQFINAMEFVGVQSIFIVALTAAFVGMVFGLQFVHGIRQFGAENQTGAVVGLALTRELAPVFASLMVSSRAGSAMCTEIGSMRVSNQIDALVTMAVNPVQYLVVPRVVAGLIMVPLLSMIFNIVGALGAWFVCVHVLSLDSGIFLDKITWYVDTPDLLQGVLKAAVFGVAITLIACRHGFYAEGGAAGVGRATTRAVVHSAVGVLILDYLITQLITGAGGL
- the alr gene encoding alanine racemase: MFSVRSSYITVDLDKLRANYTHLKRIAYPARVHAVIKANAYGHGLVPVARALESHGADGLCVALVEEGLELRAAGISLPIWVLNGIYGTYHREVIRAHLTPIIWDTADALAFNAAAEGTLAVHVKIDTGTARLGVPRQEFASFLDGLDSCQNLQIAGAMTHLASADTDPDMTHVQLSRFDQALAQLQAHGHRPTFIHAANSAATLGYAHARYSAVRNGITVYGIGPDLQPALSLTTHILAVRQLPKGEPVGYRNAYHTKRDSRLATIALGYGDGFPRSLTNRGTVLVGGVRCPVVGEISMDLTIVDITDVPQAHPGDEAVLIGTQSHAALPAQQVAQAAEMSVYELFTRLMPRVPRVYIGGSCV
- a CDS encoding PilZ domain-containing protein: MSATRRQSSRTKKRLTVRYGTEDLELASHTKDISTGGIFIVARTLIDIGTQIHLRILWSTGFFYGEGMVVRHHKIHHELQRIEDQGMGIRFMPPAEVVERVVPRHLREGGHLVLDCTSKAQVAHFIDSQLRHGVLYVPIGDPSPSMHQQVRFDIVLVFRKTQDRLVGEGEVIQLLEPDGTKRRDRSGAVVQVVSPEMLINRLKELLDV
- the lepB gene encoding signal peptidase I — encoded protein: MKFSFIAWIVGPVIAVLAILRIFFVDVAVVGHNGMAPTLIAGDQIAVWRDAQLERGDVAMCGHPNRPGEYTVGRILARMGDHITYERNQIRINGLRPELDFRARMAFVDTVANVTYDVVPVTEVFGNIKHEVFNPVDNEIWLKSKQVQRGFFLLGDNRTRRHADDSRFFGEVDPLTCKGKVFLRLRPSETTPAELKHNWLDWISGS
- a CDS encoding type IV pilus twitching motility protein PilT, encoding MSEAPLGAHEPPINRYLRKMIKLGASDLHLSSDVAPMVRLHGEMKRLEAGESLGPEALRALVQQIMPERNIQEFDEIHDTDFAYSIEDVARFRVNVFLDRKGIGTVIRQIPFEILTPEQLGLPKQVLDLCWLSKGLVVVTGPTGSGKSTTLATLVDFINQNRSDHIITIEDPIEFVHANKKCLVNQREISTHTKSFKRALRAALREDPDIVLVGEMRDLETISIAIETAETGHLVFGTLHTTTAPSTVDRIIDQFPPEQQSQIRVMLSESLKGVIAQVLCRKKTKGRVAAYEILIATAAIGNLIREGKTFQIPSAMQTGRNLGMRLMNDHLLELVVTGQVDAQEAYIKSADKHSFKTLLTQNNIALTT
- a CDS encoding NAD-dependent isocitrate dehydrogenase, whose protein sequence is MTHEHHVVLIPGDGIGPEVSDAVQQILAAARVPICWHEHHAGIAALEKGMELFPASTLDAIRLHKVALKGPCTTPVGKGFTSVNVYLRRELDLYAAVRPIRNMPGVITRFENVDLVVLRENTEGLYSGIENEITQGVVTSLKVATEHACRRIADWGFHYARERGRKRITVFHKANIMKLTDGMLLRCAREARERGGFSDIEYDEVIIDAGCMKLVQDPSQFDVLLLENLYGDVVSDLGAGLVGGLGVVPGANFGDEYAVFEAVHGSAPNIAGQGIANPLALLMSAVMMLNHLSESCQDPSLRACGTRIKAAYNHALSAGHLTRDLGGTLDTQQFVDALITLL
- a CDS encoding glucokinase, with amino-acid sequence MMMILAGDIGGTKTLLALYEVEATSDGSPRFHEVRRKRYDSPKFEGLAPLLVQFLASGRDAFTSAVFAVAGPVVNGVCKTTNLPWVVDAKELSQLLRLPRIGLINDFQAIAVGIELLGTSDLHSLNPEAASTPGVRAVLGAGTGLGEALVMPMANGWQVFASEGGHADFAPTNELEIELLRFLQKSYERVAYERVLSGAGLVALYEFLVTSRTEQESPSVEAVLDAAHKAAAITADALAGNSAACVHAVDMFVNIYGAEAGNLALKCLPFAGLYVAGGIAPKLLSVIKKRFMPSFLDKGRMSPLLRRMPVHVILNTHVGLLGAANTAYQQAMR